The nucleotide window GCAAGCGATTCATATTACTTGTATCAACAAGATCGCCGTAATGCAGAAATAATTTTTTATTGAGGATTTCGGGATCGGAATAAAGATGATCAATTCTCGCTGTGTTAAATGAACTGCTTCTTCTGATTATTCCATGAACCTGATAACCTTTTTGAATTAGTTGTTCTGTTAGATAACTCCCATCCTGCCCTGTAATTCCTGTAATTAGTGCTTTCTTCATTTTTTCCCTGTATAATTAAATATTAAAGTTACTTAATGATATTTTTTAAATACCATTTGTACGTCTGAGTGATCCCATCTTTTAATTTTGTTTTGGCTTTCCATCCAAGTTTATTTATTCTTGAAACATCCATAAGTTTACGCGGTGTTCCATCGGGCTTTGATGAATCATGAACTATTTTACCATTAAAGCCAACAACTTCTGCAATTAAATCAGCAAGATCTGAAATAGTTAAGTCTTCACCGGTACCAACATTTATTTGTGAGATTTCATTTTCGTATAAATCTTTTGCATTGATATTTTCTAAAAGAAAAGTAATCGCCTCTGCAAGATCTTCAACGTAAAGAAATTCTCTCTTTGGTTTTCCCGATCCCCACATCATAACTGTTTTACTTGCATTTGATTTTGCTTCGTGAAATTTTCTGATTAACGCCGGCAGCACATGCGATGTTTGAAGATCAAAATTATCATTAGGTCCGTAAAGATTTGTCGGCATTGCTGAGAAAAAATTACAGCCGTACTGCTTGTAATAACTTTCGCAGAGTTTTATCCCCGCAATTTTTGCAATTGCATAAGGTTCATTTGTAATTTCAAGATAACCTGAAAGCAGCGATTCTTCCTTCAAAGGCTGGGGCGCAAGTTTTGGATAAATGCAAGAACTTCCAAGAAAAATTAATTTCTCTACTTTATTTTGATAAGCAGAATGAATAAGATTTGCTTCTATGATCAGATTATCGTACAAAAACTCAGCACGAAAAGTATTGTTTGCATGAATCCCACCAACCTTTGCAGCAGCGATAATTACAACTTGTGGATTTTCATTTTGAAAAAATTTTTGAACCTCATTCTGTTTTTTCAAATCAAGTTCAGCAGAAGTTTTCACTAAAATATTCTCGTACTTGTTTTGAGTCAGATTACGCATCACTGCAGAACCAACCATTCCGCGATGTCCGGCGATATAAATTTTCTTCGTTTTATATGAATTATCAAAAGTCATTATTATAATCCGTAATAAACCGCAAAGCTAAATTGGTTCGTGCTTTTATTAATGAAACTCAAATCAGATTGCTGCGCCTCGTTTTTAGTTTGCTGGAAATCTAATTTTGCAAAAAGTTCGTGAATAAATTCATAGCTTGCTGAAAAACCAAAGTAAGAAAAGTTATTTCTTAAACCAAAAAGAAAAGGCGGCTGCGGTTGCGAGTATTGCTGAATTAAAGTTCCTGCCTCACCCTTTCGAATATACTGCCCCCATACCTTTACCTGAAGCCCGCGAAGAATTCTATAATTAAGTGAAGCATAAAACAAATCTGCATTTGCCCCCATCCAATGACCAAGTGGGTACGAACCGCTTTGGTATGTTTGAGTAGGAATAAAATGGCTGTAAACAAAAGGGAATATTTTAGTGAACTCCGTCGTGAACGTTAAATTATTAATTGGAAGATCCGTAATTGAACCGCCGATTGTTAAACCCATTTGATTGCGTTGATCCTCCGAATTAAATAGTCCGGAGAGTGTTATCTCGTCAATAAAAAGTGTTGAATATACATGCGTATTCTTCAAATGATTTTTTGAGCTGACGCCAAAAAAGAATTGCGAGTTTGAACCGGCGGAGTTGTTTTGTCTGCTGAGATAGTGATCAACAACTCTGAAGAATGCTAATGGGAAAAAATAAACCGGCTCAAGCTTATCACTATATATAATAGATTCACCAAGCGAAATGTCCAAGCCTTTCAAAGGTGTTATTGTTAAGGTATGAGAAGCAAGAAATTTATCTCTAAACAAAAATCTTTGTCCATCATTATAAACAGGATAGAAACTATTAGAATCTACTATGTCCGAAGCAAGCCAGGCATGAATGTAATTAAATCTTAACCAGCTTACAGGCTGCACATCTAATCTAATAAATGGAAAGGATGGGGCTTTTTGAGAAAGTACAAGCTTGCCGCTTTCACCGT belongs to Ignavibacteriales bacterium and includes:
- a CDS encoding GDP-L-fucose synthase; amino-acid sequence: MTFDNSYKTKKIYIAGHRGMVGSAVMRNLTQNKYENILVKTSAELDLKKQNEVQKFFQNENPQVVIIAAAKVGGIHANNTFRAEFLYDNLIIEANLIHSAYQNKVEKLIFLGSSCIYPKLAPQPLKEESLLSGYLEITNEPYAIAKIAGIKLCESYYKQYGCNFFSAMPTNLYGPNDNFDLQTSHVLPALIRKFHEAKSNASKTVMMWGSGKPKREFLYVEDLAEAITFLLENINAKDLYENEISQINVGTGEDLTISDLADLIAEVVGFNGKIVHDSSKPDGTPRKLMDVSRINKLGWKAKTKLKDGITQTYKWYLKNIIK